In the genome of Arthrobacter sp. PAMC25284, the window GCGTACTCCGGGTGGATCGGTGCAGTCTTTTCCACCTTCCGGGTGTAGGCGCCCACGGCCTTGTTCATTAGCCGGTCGTGCTTCTTGAGCATCTTGTCGAGGAAGCGGCGATTCCTCTTTGCCTCGAGCAGCGGCATCAGCGCCGCCAGGGTGGGCAGCACGTCACCGTGGACGGCGATGTCCACATCTGTCCGCCGGCCCAGATTTTGGGCGGCCCGGTCCACCTGGGCCGTCCGGGTGCCGGGCAGGAACTGGTCGTACGGGAAGTCGGTGCCCAGCAGGATCAGCAGGTCCGCATCCTCGATCCCCTCGGCCGCGGCGCCGTACCCCAACAGCCCGGTCATGCCGATGTCGTAGGGATTGTCGTACTGCATAAAGTCCTTGCCGCGAAGGCTGTGACCAATGGGCGCTTTAATGCGCTCGGCAAGCGCCAGGACCTCGTTATGGGCGCCCTGCACACCGATGCCGGCGAAGATCGCGACTTTGCCGGCCGCATTGATCGCCTCGGCCAATTGCCGGACGCTTTCGGGTGCAGGCGTCAGGGTCGCCGGGACGAACGCCGCTGGCAGCGGAGTGGCGGCGGTTGCCTCCAGTCCGGCAATGTCGCCGGGCAGGGTGACGACGGCGACTCCGCGGAACGCGACGGCGTGCTGGATGGCGGAGTGCATGACCCGCGGCGCCTGTTCGGCGGTGCTGATCAGCTCGGAGTAGACCGAGCACTCGTTAAAGAGCCGGTCCGGATGCGTTTCCTGAAAGAAGCTGCTGCCGATCTGCTTGCTGACGATGTGGGAAGCGATCGCCAGCACCGGCGCCCCGGACCGGTTGGCATCGTAGAGTCCGTTGATCAGATGCAGGTTGCCAGGTCCGCAGGAGCCGGCGCAGACCGCAAGACGCCCGGTCAGCTGCGCTTCTGCCGCTGCCGCGAAGGCTGCCGCCTCCTCATGCCGGACATGGATCCAGTCGATACCGCCTTTGCCTGTACCACCCGTCTTACGGACGGCGTCGACAATCGGGTTGAGACTGTCGCCGACGATGCCATAGATGCGCTGCACTCCGGCAGCCTGGAGTTGTTCGACGAGCTGGGTTGCAAGTTCCTTGGCCATAGTTGCGCACTCCCGCGATCGGATCGATGGGCTGACACCGCCAATATAGTCCGCCGTGCGTCCGCGCCGGGCCGGGCCGGCGAAAGTGCGGGAGCGTGCGGGGCGTGGTCAGCTCCCGGAGTGGGCCTGCAGGAATGAGTAGACCTCGGTCTCGTCCACGCCGGGGAAGGCGCCGGGCGGCATCGCGGCGAGCAGGTGCGAGTGGGCCCGGGCCGAGGGCCAGGCGTTCCCCGCCCACTCCGCGGTGAGCGACGCGGGCGGTCGTTTGCAGCAACTCTCATCCGGGCACGTGGATTTGGACCGTTCGGTGGTGTCCCGGCCCCGGAACCACTTCACTTGCGCGTAGGGCACGCCCACGGAGAGGGAAAACTCGCCGTTGGCGGAACCCTCGGTCCGGGCCGTGCACCAATACGTCCCGGCCGGAGTGTCCGTGTACTGGTTGTACGCGCTGAATTTGTCCGGTACGTCGAAGACCACCCGCGAGGTCCAGTTCTTGCAGGAGGGCTGGCCCTCGATGGCGCCGGTGTGATCCTGCGGAAACGTCACGCCGTCGTTCTCGTAGGCCTTGTAGATGATGCCGCTCTTGTGGGTTTTCTGGAAATGCGTCCGGATGTCCAGGTGTTGCGTGGCGAGGTTGGTGAAGCGGTGAGCGGCCGTCTCGTAGGAGACCGCGAAGGCGTCCCGGATGTCTTCGACGGCGATTTCCTTGGCCTCTTTGGCCCGCTGGAGGAATTCCACAGTGGCCTGTTCTGGCAGCAAAAGGGCCGCGGCGAAGTAGTTCGTGGCCACTCGCTGCATCAGGAAATCGCCATAGTTGGTGGGAGTCTGGTGGCCCAGGACGTAGTGGCCGAGTGCCTGCAGCAGCACCGACCGGGGGTCGTGATCGCTCCTGCCGCCCTGGGTGAGGTAAATTCGGCGGTTCTTTAGATCGGTCACCGAGCGGGTGGAATGTGGCAGGTCCCCCACGTGGTGGAGGCTGAAACCGAGGTGCCCGGCAATGTCCGCGATGATGTGGTGGGACAGCGGACCGCTCGTGTGGCCCACCGCGGCAAGGACCTTCAGCGCTTCCGCTTCGTACTCCGGAAAGTAGTTGTTCCGTTTCCGCATCATGGCCCGCAGCTCACCGTTGGCGCGGCGTGCCTCCTCCGGCGTCGCGACCTGCTCGTTGAGCCGGCGCTCAAGCTCATGTTGCAGGCCCACCATGGACTCCAGCACGTCCATCGGAAGCCGCGAGCTGATGCGGATTTTCGGCAGGTTCAGCGACTCGTAAATTGGGCTGCGCTGGTAGCGTTCGAGTTCAATCTCCAGGGCCGCGCGGCGGTTGGGCGGTTCGGCGCCGAGGAGTTCATCGATGCTCGTCCCGAGCGCTGCGGCGAGCTGCTGCAGGAGCCCGAGTTTGGGTTCCCGCTTGCCGTTTTCGATCAGGCTCAACTGGCTCGGGGCGGTCCCGACGGCGGCACTCAGGTCATCGAGCGTAAGTCCCGCCGCTTTCCGCAGGTGCCGGACGCGGCGGCCCATGCTGATGACGTCCACTTCCACCGCGGCGGCAGGGGCGGGCGGCGATGACGGGCTGTTCCAGCTGGCAGGGTGCATTTCTTGAGAATACGCGAAGAAGTGCATTTCTTTCCATCATTCTGCTCTGGCAAACCCCGTGAAAGTGCAGAAAAGTAGGTCTTACGAAAAGAAACGCCCTCCGGACCCGCCGTCACGAACTGCATGAAAGCAGCTCAGGCCGGGTCCGGGCCCTGCGGGCCGGACCCCAACAAGGAGACAACGATGACTTCAGCATTTGAGCCCACCCAGCAGACTCCCCAGCAGCAGGCAGCAGCACTGGAGCTCGAGTGGGCTGCCAACCCGCGCTGGGAAGGTATCACCCGCGACTACAAGGCGTCCGACGTCGTCCGCCTCCGCGGCCGGGTCTCCGAAGAACACACGCTGGCCCGCCGCGGCTCGGAAAAGCTGTGGAAGCAGCTCACCGAAGAGCACAGCACCGGCCAGTACACAAACGCCCTCGGCGCACTGACCGGTAACCAGGCCGTGCAGCAGGTCAAGGCCGGACTGCGCGCCATCTATCTCTCCGGCTGGCAGGTCGCCGCGGACGCCAACAACTCCGGCCACACCTACCCGGACCAGTCCCTCTACCCGGCCAACTCGGTCCCCACCGTGGTCCGCCGGATCAACAACGCGCTGCTCCGCGCCGACCAGATCGAATTCTCCGAGGGCATCCAGACGGTCGAGGACTGGATGGTGCCGATCGTCGCCGACGCCGAGGCCGGCTTCGGCGGCCCGCTGAATGCCTACGAGCTGATGAAGTCCATGATCCAGGCCGGCGCCGCGGGCGTTCACTGGGAAGACCAGCTCGCGTCGGAAAAGAAGTGCGGCCACCTCGGCGGCAAGGTCCTCATCCCGACCCAGCAGCACGTCCGGACCCTGAACGCTGCCCGGCTTGCCGCCGACGTCGCCGGCACCCCATCGGTCATCATCGCCCGCACCGATGCCGAGGCGGCCACCCTGATCACCTCCGACGTCGACGAGCGGGACCAGGAATTCATCCTCCGCGAAGGTGGGCAGCCGGTCCGCACCCCGGAGGGCTTCTACAAGGTCCGCAACGGAGTCGAGCCCTGCATCGCCCGCGCCAAGGCCTACGCCCCGTACGCGGACCTGATCTGGATGGAAACGGGCACCCCGGACCTGGAGCTGGCCCGCAAGTTCGCCGAGTCCGTCAAGGCCGACTTCCCCGACCAGATGCTCTCCTACAACTGCTCGCCGTCTTTCAACTGGCGCAAGCACCTCGACGACGCCACCATCGCTAAGTTCCAGCGCGAACTCGGCGCCATGGGCTTCACGTTCCAGTTCATCACTCTGGCCGGTTTCCACGCCCTGAACTACTCGATGTTCGATCTCGCCCACGGCTACGCCCGGGACGGCATGAGCGCCTACGTCGAACTGCAGGAAAAAGAATTCGCCTCCGAAGCACGCGGCTACACCGCAACCAAGCACCAGCGCGAAGTCGGCACCGGCTACTTCGACGATATTGCCACCGCGCTCAACCCGAACGCGTCCACGCTGGCCCTGGTGGGATCCACCGAAGAAGGCCAGTTCCACTAACGCTTACGACGGCGGCGCCTGGGTCCGGCCTTCGGTCCGGCATTGCTCTGCCTGCTATTCCCCATGTCCGGGTCTGACCTCGCTGAGCGAGGTCAGACCCGGACACAGGGCCCCTTTTACGCAGGCTGCCGCAACACCGGCACCTTCAGCCTCGCGCAGACGTCACCTGGCCACCCGCCGTCGAACTTCCTTCTTGCTTTTAGGAGTATTGAAATGAACAGCTTCACTGACAACTTCACCATCAACGGTGTGACCCTGACGGCCCAGCCCATTTGCCGCCAGAGCGAGGTCCTCACCCCGGACGCACTGGCCTTCGTTGCACAGCTGCACAAGGCCACCGCGGCACGGCGGCTGGAGCTGCTGCAGGCCCGCCGGGACCGCCGCGCGCAGATCACCAAGGGACAGGACCCCCGCTTCCTGCGCGAGACCGAATCGGTCCGCAATGATCCCAACTGGCGCGTCGCTCCCCCGGCCCCGGGACTTCAGGACCGTCGCGTCGAAATTACCGGCCCGGTGGACAAGAAGATGACAATTAACGCCCTCAACTCCGGTGCGAAGGTCTGGCTCGCGGACATGGAGGATTCTTCCACCCCGTCCTGGCGCAACGTGATCCAGGGCCAGTTGAACCTGACCGATGCCTTGGAGCGGCGGATCGACTTCACCTCGCCGGAGGGCAAGGAATACAAGCTCCGCGCCGCCGAAGACCTGCCCACCATTGTTGTCCGGCCCCGGGGCTGGCACTTGCCGGAGAAGCACATGCTCATTGGGGGCACGCCGATCGCCGGCGGGATTGTGGACTTCGGCTTGTACTTCTTCCACAACGCCCGGCGTCTCATAGCCCAGGGCAAGGGGCCGTACTTCTACCTGCCCAAGATTGAAAACCACCTCGAAGCCCGGCTGTGGAATGACATCTTCATCCTCGCCCAGGACCTTCTGGGCATCCCGCAGGGCACCATCCGCGCTACGGTGCTGATCGAGACCATCACGGCCTCGTTCGAAATGGAGGAAATCCTCTACGAGCTCCGCGACCACGCTGCGGGCTTGAACGCCGGCCGGTGGGACTACATCTTTTCCCTGATCAAGAACTTCCGCACCCGCGGCGCCCGCTTCGTGCTCCCGGACCGCGGCCAGGTCACCATGACCCAGCCGTTCATGCGCGCCTACACCGAGCAACTGGTCCGCGCCTGCCACAAGCGCGGTGCCATGGCGATCGGCGGAATGGCCGCGGCCGTGCCCAACCGCAAGGATCCGGAAGCGAACGCCATTGCGATCGGGAAGGTCCGTGCAGATAAGACCCGGGAGGCCGGCGACGGCTTCGACGGCTCGTGGGTGGCCCACCCGGACCTGGTTCCGGTCTGCCTCGAGGTGTTCGACGGCGTCCTCGGCGACCGTCCGCACCAGCTGGACCGGCTCCGCGAGGACGTCATCCCGGACGACCGTGCGCTGCTGGACATCGCCGCCTCCACCGGCACCATCACCGACCAGGGCATCCGGAACAACATCGAAGTCGGCATCCGCTACATCGAGTCCTGGCTCCGGGGCAACGGCGCTGTCGCCATCCACAACCTGATGGAGGACGCCGCGACCGCGGAGATCTCCCGGTCCCAGCTGTGGCAGTGGATTTTCTCCCGCGCCATCACGGACACGGGCGACGTCATAACCCGCGAAGGAGTGGAAGACATGCTGGACGAGGAGTTCGCCCGGTTGGAGCGCTTCGAAGGGGACAGGTTCGCCGATGCGCGGGACATCTTTGAGGAAGTCACGCTCGGCGCCGACTTCCCGGCCTTCCTGACCCTCCCCGCGTACGACCGGTTCCTGCACGAGGCCCGCGACGGCGTTGAGGTTCTCCGCGAGGACCCCTCGCTCGTGCCGGCGTAACCGCCGCCTTGGCTGGCGGGGCCGGCGCAGCCGGTCGCGTCAGCACCAGATTTCCGTCAGCTGGGCTGCCCGCCCTTCGCAACAGGCAGCCCGAAATCCGGGTGGCAGCCCAGCGACGGAACACCTCGTCTACGACACCGACAACGGCGTCGGGACCCCAGTTGAGGCCCATGTCCACGAAGGGCATGGGCCTCAACTGTGGTTCCAGCGCACCAGGGCGGCACACCTCAAGCGCGGGAATGCCTCATCAATTCGCTCGACGGCGAGGAGCTGGTCGGCGCGCGGGTGCGGGGGCCGGCGTCAGCGCGGCGACGGCACGTGCCGCAGGGACAGTGCGGTTCCCACAATGAAGGTTGTTACGGAGCCCAGGATCAGCAGCAAGGGAACAGTCCAGGTGCCGCTTGCCCCGTGCGCGGCACCCAGCAGGGTGGGGGCGAGCGCGCCGACGGAATACCCCGCGCCCTGGACGACGGCGGACATTCGGCCCGCCGAGGCCTGGTCCCGGGCCAGCCGGATGATCGCGATGAAGATCAGCGTGATGCCTCCGCCCTGGGCGATGCCGCCGAGCGAGGACCACAGCCACCACAATTGCGGCGCCAACATCAGGCCCAGCGGAACGGTCAGCCACAACAGCCCCAACCCGAGGCCGGCATTCCGCGGGCTGGCGTATCGGGCCGCGAACGGAATCCCCAGCGCGCCGGCGATGGCCAGGATCTGGAAGAGCGAAGATGCGGCGCCCGCCGCCGAGGGCGCCATCCCCAGTTCGTCCGCCAGCAGGCTGGGCAGCCACGCAGTAACCCCGTAATACGAGAACGCCTGCCCCGCGAACCCCGCTGTCAGGGCCACCGTGATCCAGCGCGACGCCGGCGGCAGGGCGGCCTGCGCCGGGTCCGGAAGCGCGATGGCCTCCGGGATGAAGGCCCGGCGGCCGACGGCCACCAGCCACGCCGCCCCGGCGGCGACGGCGAAGAGCCCACCGGCGGCCAGCGCCAGCCGCCACCCAAACAGTTCGGCCAGCGGCGCCGTCACCATGGAGGTCAGGAAGGATCCGATGTTCAGGGCCGCAGTGTAGATACCCATCGCAGTGCCCTGCCTCGCCGGAGCGAAATCACGCCGGATGATCAGCGGGACGACGATGTTGCCGATGGTGATGGCCAGGCCGATCATGACAGTGCCGATCATCACGAGAGCGCCGTCGCCCGAGGAACGCACCAGCACGCCGGCGAGCACCCCCAGCAGCGTCAGCGTGATCGCGGCCTCCGGGCCGAGCCTCCGCCCTGTCAGGGCCGCCAGCGGCGCGGCCAGGGCGAAGCACAGCACCGGGATCCCGGTCAGGAAACCCAGCTCCACCGCGGTGAAACCGAGATCGCTTTGGATCTCGCCGACGACCGGCGCCACGGCGATGAAAGGACCCCGCATATTCAGGGCAATGAGGCCGATTGCCGCCAACAGGATCCAGCTGCGCGGCAGCTTCGCCAGGACGTTGGCGCTCATGGGTGCCACGGCGTGGCCGGCACGCAAAAATATGTTTTCATCAGACCCATTGCTATCACGTGCCTGAACCGGCGCCGATTATGACGTCGCTTGGGGCCCGGTCCCGGCCCGCGTCAACCCGTCGCCTGCAGGGTCGCTTCGATGAGGTCAGGCGAGAGCACATGCTGGGTGACCATCTGGCTGGCGCCGAGGATCGCCGCCTGATCGCCTACCATCGACAGGCTGATCCGCAGATGGGTTCTGGCCAGCGGCAGCGAGCGCCGGTAGACCACTTCACGCACCCCGGCCATGAGGTGGTCGCCGGCCTGGCCGAGGCTGCCGCCAGGCACGATCACGGACGGGGTGAGGAAGTCCACCACCCCTATGTAGCGGCGTGGTCGCCGCAGGGGCACGTGATCGGCTGGGAACTCACCTTTGGTCGACCCCGACGCCGCATTTTTGGAGCTCCACGCCCAGCACGCCAGATTCCTCAGCCCGGAGCATGTGGCCGAACGGCTGGCCATCGCCGAGCGTGCCACCCAGCTTGGCCGGCTGACGGGCGAGGATGAGGTCCTGGCCTCGGCCTTGCTGTGGCGGATCGATGCCCTCTTTCAGCTGGGGCGCATCGTCGAACTTTCGGCCGAGCCCCCTGTCCTCGCCAGCATCGTCCAGCGGATGCGGGATGAATCGCGGCATGCCCGCTACGCCTTCATCCGGGCGACGCTGCTCCATCCGGAAGGGTCCTCCGACGCCACCCGGGAGCGAGCGGACCGGGCGCCCGAGATCGGGACCAGGGCCGGGGACTCCTGCAGCCTGACGCAATGGCGCTTAACGAAGCGAAGGCGGCGCCTTCCGGATTAGGGTTCTGACATGACGCACGTAATCCGAACGGCAACCGCGGACGACGCCGGCAGGCTTGCCGCGCTGGCAGCAGTGACCTTTCCGCTGGCCTGTCCGCCAGGCTCGTCCCCGGCGGACATCTCCGCACACCTCGCCAGCACTCTCAGCGAGGCCCGCTTCCGCAGCTACTTTGCCGACCCTGACACCACTGTCCTGGTGATCGATGCAGGCGGCGAGCTGCGGGGTTACAGCCTGCTGGTGGCCCAGGCCCCCCAGGACCAGGACGTGGCTGCGGTCCTGACGGAACTTCCGTGTCAGGAACTCAGCAAGTGCTACGTCCATCCCGACCACCACGGCCTGGGCGCTGCCACCGAACTCATGCACGCGAGCATCGACGCGGCCTCGGCGGCCGGGGCCCGCGGGCTCTGGCTGGGCGTGAACAACCAGAATGCCCGGGCCATCCGGTTCTACGAGAAGTCAGGCTTCCGCCAGGTCGGCACCAAGTCCTTCATTCTCGGGAATACGGTGGAGCACGACTTTGTCATGGAACGCCCGCTCGGACGGATCCCGTAACCAAGCCGACAGTCCGCCAGGGAATGGAGCCGGCCGCGTCGGGGTTGTGACGAGCATGAAGATTGAGATCTGGTCCGACGTCGCCTGCCCCTGGTGCTACATCGGCAAACGCCGCTTCGAGACCGCGCTGGCGGCCTTCCCGCACCGCGAGACTGTGGAGGTGCAGTGGCGCAGCTACCAGCTGGACCCGTCGCTGCCCGACCACTACGACGGCACCGAACTGGACTACCTGAGCACCCGCAAGGGCATGGCCCCGGCCCAGGTGACCGGAATGTTCGCGCACGTGGCGGATCAGGCCAGGGGCGAGGGCCTCAACTTCCGTTTCGACGACGTCGTGGTCGCCAACAGCTTCACCGCCCACCGGCTGATCCACCTCGCCGCCGCGCACGGGCAGCAGGACGCCGCAAAGGAACGCCTGCTCAGCGACCACTTCGAGCATGGCAAGGATATCGGGAGCCGGGACTACCTAACCTCGCTGGGGCTGGACCTCGGAATCGGCGCAACCGAGCTGGAGGATCTGTTCACCACCGACAGATACGCCGACGACGTCCGGCTGGACTTCGAGGAAGGCCGCGCGCTGGGCATCACCGGCGTCCCGTTCTTTGTGATCGACCGGAAATTCGGGCTCTCAGGCGCCCAGCCCGCCGAGACCTTCGCAACCGCCCTCGAGCAGGCGTGGCGGGACAGCCGCCCGCCGGAAATGGTCAGCCCCGTCGGTGGCGGGGACGCCTGCGGCCCGGAGGGCTGCGCCACATAGGACAGCAGTCCGGCGCCCTTCAGGCCGTGATAGCCAGTTTGCTGACAGATCACGGTAAAGTGTCTGCATGCCTAGGATTTCGGCCGAGAGTAACGCCGCGCAACGTGCCGAAACCCAGCGCCGTATCCTGACCGCTTTCGGGGAGCTGCTGTTCACGCACGGGCTCCCCGGCCTCACCATGACGGATGTGGCACGCCACGCCAGAATCGGGCGTACCGCCGTATACAACTACTATGCGGACATCGAAGAGCTGTTGATCGCCTACGCCCTGGATGAGACCGAGCGTTTCCTCGTGGACCTGCGCGAATCACTGGAGTCACTGGATAATCCGGTGGAACAGCTGGCGCTGTACGTCCGCACCCAAGTGGAGGACCTGAGCCGCCGGCATCTGCCGCCCGGGCCCGCCATGGGGTCGGTCCTCTCGCCGGCATCCTTCGCTAAGCTCGCCGACCACGTGGGCGAACTCAGCGCGCTCCTGCGGGGGATTCTCCGGGACGGCATGGCCCAGGGCTACCTGCCCGAGGCAGATATTGTCCAGCTGGCGCAGCTCATCCACGGCACACTGTCCTCCAGCGCAGCGCGCGGCGGCGGCGGCGAGGGCACGGAGTCCGACGCCGAAGCCCGTTTAGGGCGCACGGTGCGGTTCATCCAGTTGGGGGCGGGCGCCAGGTTCGATGCCGAGGGCAGGCCCGTCCGAGCCCATCCGGCGACCTGATGCGCAAGCCGCGTGATCACTTCGCCGGGGAAGCCGCAGCAGGAGTAACGGGCCAGCTGAATTCGTCCACGAGGCGCCGGTCCTCGCGCGGGCAGCTGAGCCGGCCGGGCGCCTGGTCCACCTGCTCCGGCTTCGCCAGCTCCTTGAAATCGTCGGTGAGGATGACGTCGACGGTGGCGTCCGCCCGGCCGTCCTGGAAGTAGTCGGAGCCCGGCACCTGGCGCTGGACGCTTAACGCCGCAGACTGGCCCGCGGCACCGGAGACGACCAGCGCTACGCCGCGGAAGCCGGTCGATTTGTTGGCGATGGCGCCGACCACAAACTTGCGGGCGGCAAATTCGTCGGCCACGCCCCGTGCCAGGCCCGGACGGCTCGTGGAATTGTAGACGTTGACGGTAACGCTTTCCGGCGGGAGGTACTCATGCGTTTCCGCCGGGCAGAGCGAGGACGCCTCTTTACTCCGCTCCGGCGTCGGGACCGTCAGCTGGCCGTTGATAATGGCCAAGGCCACGACGATCCCGGCAATAACCAAACCTGCGAGCGCCACAAGGACGGCTCCGTGCAGGATCCTGCGGCGAAACCGGACAGGGTTTTCCAGGGCGTCATCCTGCTCCACGAAGGTGGCCCGCAGGTCCGCGCCGGTCACGACGCGGTGCCCGTTCAATGCGGGAGGCTCGCCCGGGCCTCTAGCCATCAATCACCAGGACCCGCGCGTGAATGGCGGTGCGCTGATGCAGCGCAGAACGGACGGCACGGTGCAGGCCGTCCTCGAGGTACAGGACACCGCGGTACTCCACCACGTGCGGAAACAGGTCCCCGAAGAATGTTGAGTCCTCCGCCAGAAGGGCCTCAAGATCCAGGGTCCGCTTGGTGGTCACCAGTTCATCCAGTCGGACCGGGCGGGGCGGCAGGGCGGCCCATTCCCGGGGGGTACTGTAACCATGGTCGGGGTAGGGGCGTCCCTCGCCCACAGCTTTAAATATCACCCTGACAGCCTAGGGAACTTAGGCCGGCAAAGGAATCCATGCCCCCGCCCGGCGTGAGGTTGTGGCCAAACAGTAACCTCTTGTCAGACAGAAAATACGCACCTGTCACACTCACGGCGGGCCGCGGCTTTTGTCCGTCAAATACCGGCCCGGGAATCGGCGGGCTGACAGAATGGGGACATGACTTCACCTGAGACGTCCGCCGCCCGGCCGATGAAGACTCCCCCATTGGCCCTGTTGCTTGACGTCGACGGCCCGGTGGCAAGTCCGGTCACGCGCGATGTCCAGCCCGCCATCATCGCCGATCTGCTGGCCCTCGCCGTCGCGGGAATCCCGGTGATCTTCAACACCGGCCGTTCGGACACCTTCATCCGCGAGCAGGTCATGGAGCCCATGATTGCCGCCGGCATGCCGGCCGGAACGATCATCCACGCCATCTGCGAGAAAGGCGCCGTCTGGTTCAGCTACACCCCGGCCGGCCCCGGTCCGGTCCATGTCGACGAGGAGCTCGCCATCCCGGGCTCCTTCGGAGACGACGTCCGCCGCCTGGTGGCCGAGGACTATTCGGCCCACATGTTCTTCGACGAAACGAAACGGGCAATGGTCTCCGTGGAGCAGCACATCGCCATCGCCAGTTCCGATTACCTCGCCGAGCAGGAACTCTTTGATGCCGACGTCTTGGATCTAATGGCCCGCCACGGTCTGGGCGTCGTCCGCCTCGACCACCATGCCCCCGATTCTGACGCCCGGATCGACTACCGAGTGGATCCCACCATCATCTCCACAGACATCGAATCCGTCCGGCTCGGCAAGGATCTTGGCGCCAGCCGGGCCGTGGAACTGCTCGCGGCCCAGGGCATCACCCCGCAGGCCTGGCGCACGGTGGGCGACTCCCGCACGGACTACGCCATGGCCGACTGGCTGCACCACAACGACCACGCTGTTAAGCATGTTGATGTGCGGCCCGCCGATGGCATCCCCGTGAAACCGTATGAGGTGCTGACCGCCGCCGATCTCGGGTTGGACGGGGACACGATTCACGACGACGCCGGGGCCGCCTTCCTGCGCCACTGGCTGAAGGCCATTACCGGTTAAAAGGCGGATCCGCCGGAACCTGGCCGGCGGATTGTCGCCGTTGCTGCGGCTTAATGTGTCCCGGCAATTTTGAGGCGGGAGTTATCATGCAAGTAGGTAGCAAGAGCACTCAAAGAACGCCGGAGAACAGACATCACTGAAGCAATAATCCAGGACGAAATTTACTACGGCGGTCAGGCGTCAGAAGACGCCCATGACGAGGTCACGTCGGCGGCCGCCGTCGCGCGGTTCAAGACCCGGCCGGATGTGGTCCGTCGACGCGGCCGGTACGCC includes:
- a CDS encoding type II toxin-antitoxin system VapB family antitoxin, whose amino-acid sequence is MIFKAVGEGRPYPDHGYSTPREWAALPPRPVRLDELVTTKRTLDLEALLAEDSTFFGDLFPHVVEYRGVLYLEDGLHRAVRSALHQRTAIHARVLVIDG
- a CDS encoding LytR C-terminal domain-containing protein, whose translation is MARGPGEPPALNGHRVVTGADLRATFVEQDDALENPVRFRRRILHGAVLVALAGLVIAGIVVALAIINGQLTVPTPERSKEASSLCPAETHEYLPPESVTVNVYNSTSRPGLARGVADEFAARKFVVGAIANKSTGFRGVALVVSGAAGQSAALSVQRQVPGSDYFQDGRADATVDVILTDDFKELAKPEQVDQAPGRLSCPREDRRLVDEFSWPVTPAAASPAK
- a CDS encoding TetR/AcrR family transcriptional regulator, translated to MPRISAESNAAQRAETQRRILTAFGELLFTHGLPGLTMTDVARHARIGRTAVYNYYADIEELLIAYALDETERFLVDLRESLESLDNPVEQLALYVRTQVEDLSRRHLPPGPAMGSVLSPASFAKLADHVGELSALLRGILRDGMAQGYLPEADIVQLAQLIHGTLSSSAARGGGGEGTESDAEARLGRTVRFIQLGAGARFDAEGRPVRAHPAT